From the Leptotrichia sp. oral taxon 221 genome, one window contains:
- the nrdD gene encoding anaerobic ribonucleoside-triphosphate reductase, producing the protein MRVNQANANTNAAYRILKNEEFKNQLHEERWIHIHDKEYTGVSYNCIGIELREKLNQLKENLEEMEIDDALDYIFQVIVNLTNDQSGGIGFINIDSDLAEFVQEVSEEKLITKIRRLYQKLNLPLRNGYEKAYVSFNLGLDTSENGRKVTRCFLKAFEYGEILNGLPFVFPNIIFKVKKGINFDLGDKNYDLFSLATRVTGKRMNPTYFNCDSILVKDIDEKKVGIMGCRTLVAKNVNGEKGALKRGNIASISINLPKIARESTNLNNFYKKLNKICEESKDILIQKYEALCKLEINNFKYILENNFYENSEEAINNNDMEKIFKNGTLSIGFIGLAECVSYLVKEEISLDMIENNLELSREILRFMRKMTDKWTKKYSLNFSVLATPGEGISGRFCEDEETKEFYTNSFHIPVYLELDAFKKLELESNFVEYCNGGSISYIEFSTPVLNNSEAIMDVVKFGISKGINYLGINFPLDYCESCKTTGIFEEKCSCCGSIEIKKLRRVSGYLSYKETLKGGKKAEEEVRKSHLK; encoded by the coding sequence ATGAGAGTTAATCAAGCGAATGCAAATACAAATGCAGCATATAGAATTTTGAAAAATGAAGAATTTAAGAATCAATTGCATGAAGAAAGATGGATTCATATTCATGATAAAGAGTATACAGGGGTTTCATATAATTGCATTGGGATTGAATTAAGAGAAAAATTAAACCAACTGAAAGAAAATTTAGAAGAAATGGAAATTGATGATGCACTAGACTATATTTTTCAAGTAATTGTAAATTTAACAAATGATCAATCAGGTGGAATAGGGTTTATTAATATTGATAGTGATTTGGCGGAATTTGTACAAGAAGTTTCAGAAGAAAAATTAATAACAAAAATTAGAAGATTGTATCAAAAATTGAATTTACCATTGAGAAATGGGTATGAAAAGGCGTATGTTTCATTTAATTTAGGATTAGATACTAGTGAAAATGGTAGAAAAGTAACTAGATGTTTTTTAAAGGCTTTTGAATATGGTGAAATATTAAATGGATTGCCTTTTGTTTTTCCAAATATAATTTTCAAAGTAAAAAAAGGTATTAATTTTGATTTAGGTGATAAGAATTATGATTTATTTTCATTAGCGACAAGAGTTACAGGAAAAAGAATGAATCCAACATATTTTAATTGTGATAGCATTTTAGTAAAAGATATTGATGAGAAAAAAGTTGGAATAATGGGGTGCAGAACATTAGTTGCAAAAAATGTAAATGGAGAAAAAGGAGCATTAAAAAGAGGGAACATTGCATCAATTTCAATAAATTTACCAAAAATAGCAAGAGAAAGTACAAATTTAAATAATTTTTATAAAAAATTGAATAAAATCTGTGAAGAATCAAAAGATATCTTAATTCAAAAATATGAAGCTTTATGTAAATTAGAAATTAATAACTTTAAATATATTTTAGAAAATAATTTTTATGAAAATTCTGAAGAGGCAATAAACAATAATGATATGGAAAAAATTTTTAAAAATGGTACACTTTCAATTGGATTTATTGGATTGGCTGAATGTGTAAGTTACTTAGTAAAAGAAGAAATATCTTTAGATATGATAGAAAATAATTTAGAATTGTCGAGAGAAATATTGAGATTTATGAGAAAAATGACAGATAAATGGACCAAAAAGTATAGTTTGAATTTTTCAGTTTTGGCAACTCCTGGTGAAGGAATTAGTGGGAGATTTTGTGAAGATGAAGAAACTAAGGAATTTTATACAAATTCGTTTCATATACCAGTTTATCTTGAATTAGACGCATTTAAGAAATTAGAATTAGAATCAAATTTTGTTGAATATTGTAACGGAGGTTCAATTTCTTATATCGAATTTTCAACGCCTGTGTTAAATAATAGTGAAGCGATTATGGATGTTGTTAAATTTGGAATTTCCAAAGGTATAAATTATTTAGGAATAAATTTCCCGTTAGATTATTGTGAAAGTTGTAAAACTACTGGAATATTTGAAGAAAAATGCAGTTGTTGCGGAAGTATTGAAATAAAAAAATTAAGAAGAGTTTCTGGCTATTTATCATATAAAGAAACATTAAAAGGTGGAAAAAAAGCAGAGGAAGAAGTTAGAAAATCTCATTTGAAATAG
- a CDS encoding EcsC family protein yields MLEREMMNLLDVCYDKALQGVLPGEKSIEELAEDYLYKSSSKKKAIDDLIGYQTLLCGTNGFITGLGGLLVLPVAIPTNILSTIYIQLRMIAAIAYINGYDIYSDQVRTIAYACLTGSSATKVLKNVGIKIGEKVVINVIKKIPVEVLVKINQQVGFRLVTKFGQKGLVNFGKMMPLVGGVVGGVFDTGMTLTIGNIAKKVFSE; encoded by the coding sequence ATGCTAGAAAGAGAAATGATGAATTTGTTGGATGTGTGTTATGATAAGGCTTTACAAGGTGTATTACCAGGAGAAAAATCAATTGAAGAATTAGCAGAAGATTATTTATACAAAAGTAGTAGTAAAAAGAAAGCAATTGACGATTTAATAGGATATCAAACATTATTGTGCGGAACAAATGGGTTTATAACAGGATTAGGTGGATTATTAGTATTACCAGTAGCAATACCAACAAATATATTGAGTACAATTTATATACAGTTAAGAATGATAGCAGCAATAGCATATATAAATGGTTATGATATTTACAGCGATCAAGTAAGAACAATAGCTTATGCATGTTTAACAGGGAGTTCAGCAACAAAAGTATTAAAAAATGTAGGAATAAAAATTGGTGAAAAAGTAGTAATTAATGTGATAAAAAAAATTCCAGTAGAAGTATTAGTAAAGATAAATCAACAAGTTGGATTCAGATTAGTAACAAAGTTTGGACAAAAAGGTTTAGTGAATTTTGGAAAAATGATGCCATTAGTAGGCGGAGTAGTAGGTGGAGTATTTGACACAGGAATGACATTAACGATAGGGAATATAGCAAAAAAAGTATTTTCGGAATAG
- a CDS encoding GTPase family protein: MKRDLLKEFESIIMKQKLNENVKQKLLGNLLRLKKQKVNLMVTGATGCGKSSTINALFGVEVAKVGTSVDPETMDIERYELDNLVVWDTPGLGDGKEADNRHSKRMIDKLYEKDENGNLLIDLVLVILDGGSRDLGTSYELINNVIIPNLGKNKENRILVAINQADVAMKGKYWNEEENGPEDELEEFLDRKVESVKKRIKEATGIEVEPIYYSAGYKEEGYLQQKPYNLSKLLYYILQNTPEEKRVVYVQNLNQEEVMWKDNDDLKDYRKGILESILGAAVGVLAEGVANVVNGVANVVEGASDGISEGSDTGSDVGGAIGSIFGEVGETIGSAVGSVVGGVVGGVVGAVSSAVSSVCDTIGSLFGSWF; the protein is encoded by the coding sequence ATGAAACGTGATTTATTGAAAGAATTTGAAAGTATTATTATGAAACAAAAGTTAAATGAAAATGTGAAACAAAAATTATTAGGTAATTTATTGAGATTGAAAAAACAGAAAGTTAATTTGATGGTTACAGGTGCAACAGGTTGTGGGAAAAGTAGTACGATAAATGCGTTATTTGGTGTAGAAGTGGCTAAAGTTGGAACAAGTGTGGATCCTGAAACAATGGATATTGAAAGATATGAGTTAGACAATTTAGTAGTATGGGATACTCCAGGATTAGGTGATGGAAAAGAAGCGGATAACAGACACAGTAAAAGAATGATTGATAAACTTTATGAAAAAGATGAAAATGGGAATTTGTTGATAGATTTAGTTTTGGTGATTTTAGATGGTGGTAGTAGAGATTTAGGAACATCGTATGAGTTAATAAATAATGTGATTATACCGAATTTAGGAAAAAATAAAGAAAATAGAATATTAGTGGCAATTAATCAAGCGGATGTAGCGATGAAGGGGAAATATTGGAACGAAGAAGAAAATGGGCCTGAGGATGAGCTAGAAGAATTTTTAGATAGAAAAGTAGAATCTGTAAAGAAGAGAATTAAAGAAGCGACAGGAATAGAAGTAGAACCAATATATTATAGTGCAGGATACAAAGAAGAAGGATATTTACAACAAAAACCGTACAACTTATCAAAATTATTATATTACATATTACAAAATACACCAGAAGAAAAAAGAGTAGTTTATGTGCAAAATTTGAATCAAGAAGAAGTAATGTGGAAAGATAATGATGATTTGAAAGATTATAGAAAAGGTATTTTAGAAAGTATTTTAGGAGCAGCAGTTGGAGTGTTAGCAGAAGGTGTGGCAAATGTGGTAAATGGAGTTGCAAATGTAGTTGAAGGTGCATCAGATGGGATTTCAGAAGGTAGTGATACAGGATCAGATGTTGGTGGAGCGATAGGTAGTATATTTGGAGAAGTTGGAGAAACAATAGGTTCAGCAGTGGGTTCAGTAGTTGGAGGAGTTGTTGGTGGAGTAGTAGGAGCAGTTAGTTCGGCAGTAAGTAGTGTGTGTGATACGATTGGAAGTTTATTTGGTAGTTGGTTTTAA
- the cas10 gene encoding type III-A CRISPR-associated protein Cas10/Csm1, producing the protein MFKLENMEQVVSLAGLLHDFGKFTNRSSSYVKNIKNKEYRTFKHPVLSKEFICFLEENRIIESSELLENLKELVLKHHESKEFNEVKLSVKDIEDKKLQRIGNIVARVDNYSAFERREESIEKDQREDTHWRRKPLNPIFETISLKNDENKNDSSYFAYKLNSLSYESIFCQRLATGIDANNFRGNNEEELYKHICNFFDEIKNINSSNYDVFFSQLYLLMEKYMWCIASDTQTKISDISLFDHLKSTSALALASYKYHKENNILENGNQPRKEIKQFTVLVGDVSGIQNFIYDGIKSEGAAKTLRGKSFFVKMISDAIALHLIKEFELNLTNIILTAGGKFYILLQNTDDLTKKVEEIKEKLNDYLYKEFFGQLFVNIVTIESNGNEIARNFTKILEKGNRKLNWQKDKRFFNQIKENPIFDVRYRSDGTTALDRLNEKFKEMGGEIPKAKFIGIRYNHKADNKKTFEVIENMSIQFFKSKKDIDISGKNEKIDLVISLNNIEIVENYPTILRFISNYAPLEENKNSLKSFEDISSTATGNKKIAVYKADVDNLGMIFSIGLKKKKNLSDEELEKLEETDEKEKKDYRSISRISTLSRNMEYFFSYWMNSIFEKGKVEIYLGNKIKKEIDLSEIYVLYSGGDDLVIIGPWDKIIFVSYFIKNNFEKFVTENEEITLSGGIAISHPKLKIINGINEAGELEEKSKEIDKDKNALTLFDKSFKWDEFEKIFEFAERLQKIYGNKEEGEMITQTFLYRCLNYTEMAEKLYKSLSGIDKNSKAGKNIDFNLLTYISKFEYDYGRNILPKLKELESEIEKNRKKLEKVRDNEEKNKIVKIIKDKEEKVEIIKELRNKFMEEIDNKKGNFLTKYMRIVLNYIIYLNRK; encoded by the coding sequence ATGTTTAAGTTAGAAAATATGGAACAAGTTGTTTCCTTGGCTGGACTGTTACATGATTTTGGAAAGTTTACAAATAGATCATCAAGTTATGTAAAAAATATAAAAAATAAAGAATATAGAACATTTAAGCATCCTGTGTTGTCAAAAGAATTTATATGTTTTTTAGAAGAAAATAGAATAATAGAAAGTTCTGAATTGTTAGAAAATTTGAAGGAACTTGTTTTAAAACATCATGAAAGCAAAGAATTTAATGAAGTTAAGCTTTCAGTTAAGGATATTGAAGATAAAAAATTACAAAGAATTGGAAATATAGTAGCAAGAGTAGATAATTATTCTGCTTTTGAAAGAAGAGAAGAGTCTATTGAAAAAGATCAAAGAGAGGACACTCATTGGAGAAGAAAACCTTTAAATCCAATATTTGAAACAATTTCTTTAAAAAATGATGAAAACAAAAATGATTCGTCATATTTTGCATATAAATTAAATTCCCTTAGTTATGAATCTATTTTTTGTCAACGACTTGCAACAGGAATAGATGCGAATAATTTTAGAGGAAACAATGAAGAAGAATTATATAAACATATATGTAATTTTTTTGATGAAATAAAAAATATAAATAGTAGTAACTATGATGTATTTTTTTCACAATTATATTTATTAATGGAAAAATATATGTGGTGTATAGCATCGGACACACAAACAAAAATATCGGATATCTCGTTGTTTGATCATTTAAAAAGCACTTCAGCATTAGCATTGGCTTCTTATAAATATCATAAAGAAAATAACATATTAGAAAATGGGAATCAGCCTAGAAAAGAAATTAAGCAATTTACAGTTTTAGTTGGAGATGTTAGTGGGATTCAGAATTTTATTTATGATGGTATAAAATCAGAAGGTGCTGCTAAAACATTGAGAGGGAAATCTTTTTTTGTAAAAATGATAAGCGACGCCATAGCATTACATTTAATAAAAGAATTTGAGTTAAATTTAACAAATATTATTTTAACTGCTGGTGGAAAGTTTTATATTTTACTTCAAAATACGGATGATTTAACGAAAAAAGTAGAGGAAATAAAAGAAAAATTGAATGATTATTTGTATAAAGAATTTTTTGGGCAGCTTTTTGTAAATATTGTAACTATTGAATCAAATGGTAATGAAATAGCTAGAAATTTTACTAAAATTCTTGAAAAGGGGAATAGAAAATTAAATTGGCAAAAAGATAAAAGATTCTTTAATCAAATAAAAGAAAATCCAATTTTTGATGTAAGATATAGAAGCGATGGAACAACTGCTCTAGATAGATTAAATGAAAAATTTAAGGAAATGGGAGGGGAAATTCCAAAAGCTAAATTTATAGGTATAAGATACAATCATAAAGCAGATAATAAAAAAACTTTTGAAGTGATTGAAAATATGTCTATTCAGTTTTTTAAATCAAAGAAAGATATTGATATTTCAGGAAAAAATGAGAAAATAGATTTAGTAATATCTCTCAATAATATTGAAATAGTTGAAAATTATCCCACAATATTAAGATTTATTAGTAACTATGCTCCTTTAGAAGAAAATAAAAATTCATTGAAAAGTTTTGAAGATATTTCTAGTACAGCAACGGGAAATAAAAAAATAGCAGTTTATAAAGCAGATGTAGACAATTTAGGAATGATATTCAGTATAGGACTTAAGAAAAAAAAGAATCTTTCAGATGAAGAATTGGAAAAATTAGAAGAAACTGATGAAAAAGAAAAAAAAGATTATCGTTCTATCTCAAGAATTTCTACTTTAAGTAGAAATATGGAATACTTTTTTTCGTATTGGATGAATTCGATTTTTGAAAAAGGAAAGGTAGAAATCTATTTAGGCAACAAGATTAAGAAAGAAATAGACCTGAGTGAAATATATGTTCTTTATTCTGGAGGAGATGATTTAGTCATAATAGGTCCTTGGGATAAAATTATCTTTGTATCATATTTTATAAAAAATAATTTTGAAAAGTTTGTGACAGAAAACGAAGAAATAACTCTATCTGGTGGAATAGCTATTTCACACCCAAAATTAAAAATAATAAATGGAATTAATGAAGCTGGAGAACTTGAAGAAAAATCTAAAGAAATTGACAAAGATAAAAATGCTCTTACTTTATTTGATAAATCATTTAAATGGGATGAATTTGAAAAAATATTTGAGTTTGCTGAAAGACTACAAAAAATATATGGAAATAAAGAAGAAGGAGAAATGATTACACAAACATTTTTATATAGGTGTTTAAATTATACAGAAATGGCCGAAAAGTTATATAAATCTTTGTCAGGAATTGATAAAAATAGTAAAGCTGGGAAAAATATAGATTTTAATTTATTAACATATATTTCAAAATTTGAATATGACTATGGTAGAAATATATTGCCAAAATTGAAGGAACTTGAATCTGAGATTGAAAAAAATAGAAAAAAACTTGAAAAAGTAAGAGATAATGAAGAAAAAAATAAAATAGTAAAAATAATTAAAGATAAGGAAGAAAAAGTTGAAATAATTAAAGAATTAAGAAATAAATTTATGGAAGAAATAGACAATAAAAAAGGTAATTTTTTAACGAAATATATGAGAATAGTTTTAAATTATATAATTTATTTGAATAGAAAGTAG
- the cas2 gene encoding CRISPR-associated endonuclease Cas2 encodes MTWLIYDITDDRNRREIIRIAQKHGLYRVQKSVFLGNIEKDEVDEIIVETKKAIDLREDSVYIFPVCEADYKKATLLGLSFEQDIVKDEKPVLFF; translated from the coding sequence ATGACTTGGTTAATATACGATATAACAGATGATAGAAATAGAAGAGAAATTATTAGAATAGCACAGAAGCATGGATTATACAGAGTTCAGAAGTCGGTATTTCTAGGAAATATAGAAAAAGATGAAGTTGATGAAATTATAGTGGAAACAAAAAAAGCAATTGATTTACGAGAAGATTCAGTATATATTTTCCCAGTTTGTGAAGCAGATTACAAAAAGGCAACATTGCTGGGATTATCTTTTGAACAAGATATCGTTAAAGATGAGAAGCCAGTATTATTTTTTTAA
- the cas1 gene encoding CRISPR-associated endonuclease Cas1, with protein sequence MELYITDLGTVVKKRDDLFEITTSEKKVAVAPQKIKSLVLSKGIFLTTDVIKLAVDNNIDIVIVDDFGNPYGRFWQSKFGSTANIRRKQLEIFGTQKGIELAKQILIQKIKNCAEHLEDLKIKREAKKAFLDKQIKEMKRYIYQIKLVEGNVSEKRGTLMGYEGNAAKIYYQTLSELIPEEFKFEKRSMHPAEDEFNAMLNYAFGILYSKVEKACIIAGLDPYVGIIHTDNYGKKSLVFDLIESYRHLASRTVFSLFTQKRVQKYFFKREGNSVMLVGDGKKVLVESFYNRLEKKVRYNNRNISSLDKLQFECHELANFLISK encoded by the coding sequence ATGGAACTATATATAACAGATTTGGGAACAGTGGTAAAAAAGAGAGATGATTTGTTTGAAATAACTACGAGTGAGAAGAAAGTGGCAGTAGCTCCACAAAAGATAAAATCATTAGTGCTATCTAAAGGAATATTTTTGACAACAGATGTAATAAAATTGGCAGTGGATAATAATATTGATATAGTGATTGTTGATGATTTTGGAAATCCTTATGGAAGATTTTGGCAAAGTAAATTTGGTTCAACAGCTAATATTAGAAGAAAACAGTTGGAAATATTTGGGACTCAAAAGGGAATTGAATTGGCAAAACAGATATTGATACAAAAAATTAAAAATTGTGCAGAACATTTGGAAGATTTGAAGATAAAAAGAGAAGCGAAAAAAGCATTTTTGGATAAACAAATAAAAGAAATGAAAAGATATATTTATCAAATAAAATTAGTAGAAGGAAATGTTAGTGAAAAAAGAGGAACTTTGATGGGGTATGAAGGAAATGCAGCAAAAATATACTACCAAACATTGTCGGAATTAATACCAGAAGAGTTTAAATTTGAAAAAAGAAGTATGCATCCAGCAGAAGATGAATTTAATGCAATGTTAAACTATGCTTTTGGAATACTGTACAGTAAAGTTGAAAAAGCTTGTATAATTGCGGGACTTGATCCTTATGTTGGAATAATTCATACAGATAATTATGGGAAAAAATCGCTTGTTTTTGATTTAATAGAAAGTTACAGACATTTGGCTAGTAGAACGGTATTTTCACTTTTTACACAAAAAAGAGTTCAAAAATATTTTTTTAAAAGAGAAGGAAATAGCGTTATGTTGGTAGGCGATGGAAAAAAAGTTTTGGTTGAGAGTTTTTATAACAGATTGGAAAAAAAGGTGCGTTACAATAACAGAAATATTTCGAGTTTAGATAAGTTACAGTTTGAATGTCACGAATTAGCAAATTTTTTGATATCAAAGTAA
- a CDS encoding Dna2/Cas4 domain-containing protein: MEVIKSQKISIFEVLDYIFCPRIIYYENVLKMFGEKKEDSNKEEEERVKGKNRINRKWIWDRLKLKKQNIEQMINSNQENILYWYNREFNKELSSEKYHFYGKLDDILLLEDETIVPVYYYNAKYTAREENRYKYIVAMFLILIEEKYKIKSQKGYILFLDGLSLKKIESTNKDLEKVKESAAEVLKIIETERYPIEAEGGTKCRDCYYKKICGR, encoded by the coding sequence ATGGAAGTTATTAAATCTCAGAAAATATCAATATTTGAAGTTTTGGACTATATTTTTTGTCCTAGAATAATATATTATGAAAATGTGCTAAAAATGTTTGGAGAAAAAAAGGAAGATTCTAACAAGGAAGAAGAAGAAAGGGTGAAAGGAAAAAATCGTATAAATAGGAAATGGATATGGGATAGATTGAAATTAAAAAAACAAAATATAGAACAAATGATAAATTCAAATCAAGAAAATATACTATACTGGTATAATAGAGAATTTAACAAAGAATTATCTTCAGAAAAATATCATTTTTATGGGAAATTAGACGACATACTTCTTTTAGAAGACGAAACAATAGTTCCAGTTTATTACTACAATGCTAAATATACAGCAAGAGAAGAAAATAGATACAAATATATAGTAGCCATGTTTTTAATATTAATTGAAGAAAAGTATAAAATTAAATCTCAAAAAGGGTATATTTTGTTTTTAGATGGTTTATCATTAAAGAAAATAGAAAGTACAAATAAAGATTTGGAAAAAGTAAAAGAAAGTGCTGCTGAAGTATTAAAAATAATTGAAACTGAGCGATACCCGATAGAAGCAGAAGGCGGAACAAAATGTCGAGATTGTTATTACAAAAAAATTTGTGGAAGATAA
- the csm2 gene encoding type III-A CRISPR-associated protein Csm2 translates to MGNSKMFFSDFKKENNSERRGSNSRNRNGKNIQNNNWNSPKFKVTEIMKEILEKGYRDKSKNVLRKELVSIEAKNIAENMKITNSQLRAFFNELKKLKQKYIDENEKNVDKLHIELLILKSKLEYKKGGKKITNEFSEFMEKNIDIVIKENTIQSYKDFLVFFETVLGYMYGLGGVNNR, encoded by the coding sequence ATGGGAAATAGTAAAATGTTTTTTAGTGATTTTAAGAAAGAAAATAATTCAGAAAGAAGAGGTAGTAATAGTCGAAATCGGAATGGTAAAAATATACAAAATAATAATTGGAATAGTCCAAAATTTAAAGTGACAGAAATAATGAAAGAAATATTAGAAAAAGGTTATCGAGACAAATCAAAAAATGTATTAAGAAAAGAGCTTGTATCGATAGAAGCTAAAAATATAGCAGAAAATATGAAAATAACAAATAGTCAGTTAAGAGCATTTTTTAATGAATTAAAAAAATTAAAGCAAAAATATATAGATGAAAATGAGAAAAATGTAGATAAATTACATATAGAGTTATTGATATTAAAATCAAAATTAGAGTATAAAAAAGGTGGAAAGAAAATAACAAATGAATTTTCTGAATTTATGGAAAAAAATATTGACATTGTCATTAAAGAAAATACAATACAAAGTTATAAAGATTTTTTAGTATTTTTTGAAACAGTATTAGGATATATGTACGGACTTGGTGGGGTAAATAATAGATAG
- a CDS encoding 4Fe-4S single cluster domain-containing protein: MKVKIASIKKNRYEDGPGIRTTIFFQGCNVKCKGCHNERIQDIRYGKEYEVRDLCEEILAYNLPVKKITISGGEPMIQKEALEEFINEMYKKNFEIALYTSYDLEEVPKNILEKLKYLKVGKYIDTLRIQEKFYGSSNQKFYSLEKGEIINES, from the coding sequence ATGAAAGTAAAAATTGCATCAATTAAGAAAAACAGATATGAAGATGGGCCTGGAATTAGAACAACAATATTTTTTCAAGGTTGTAATGTAAAATGTAAAGGTTGTCACAATGAAAGAATACAAGATATACGATATGGAAAAGAGTATGAAGTAAGAGATTTATGTGAAGAAATATTAGCGTATAACTTGCCAGTAAAAAAAATTACTATTTCAGGTGGAGAGCCTATGATACAAAAAGAAGCCTTAGAAGAATTTATTAATGAAATGTACAAGAAAAATTTTGAAATCGCACTTTATACTTCATATGATTTAGAGGAAGTTCCAAAAAACATTTTAGAAAAATTAAAGTATTTAAAAGTTGGAAAATACATAGATACATTGAGAATACAAGAAAAGTTTTATGGATCAAGTAATCAAAAATTTTATTCATTGGAAAAAGGAGAGATTATAAATGAGAGTTAA